The proteins below come from a single Lineus longissimus chromosome 5, tnLinLong1.2, whole genome shotgun sequence genomic window:
- the LOC135488455 gene encoding zinc finger protein 184-like produces MDFKDVKFHIPYALLDELRSIPTGSDAQLFCKDNSDNDTILSVTHTRDEYLMVTFPGSTVTWNETLDTATASIQNFRRQEKRKRNVKSARQLLGLDQKSEETVKEEDVVKKPEEVYNLPRPTYTGKKRGRKPKGYYEQLQKTKEEGAKEADAAGQDEKEEESVIPDLPESALKFNYHAQVETDAVEISVEDIMTGRSPSKVTDLGPMRTRHQRKTGVLPDTEEPPVPDGSTAVLKDTKMLEILNGVAPTELLDEHFEVITDVDNRRAGLRCKHCDEVHPTRKEFLIHLKSHVNFTPWHCPLCSYRVHHKSLLAKHLNVHSEVKSFACEICGQTFSFKEKLQYHMKYHNDERSCCCPHCDMAFHEHKTLRSHIASVHKDVKVPVKSATGEQDDVTDDPNYVVRPHPYKRTKYCGTHKTNRKTMAFRAQNSASTDLPAEDNPKDTNGEPRSKNDSKVVKFTEKKPENYILLIDNFCTVKFEDGFKRYTCNECQEVFGKKMPFLHHLRIKHRSAKPFKCASCDYVARSKPNVFTHMKIHSEVKDHVCNICGRGFYFGYKLALHMKYHMNAREFKCDLCKSAFNNKIDVQKHKERIHTTGRPYLCDTCGKGFKYSLAYKRHKMTHIPGKREICVYCNKPYKSKQSLRIHMQCHTTIFQCQICDKNINSYTAFVAHKNMHDPNYVGFPCKNCGKVLQTKTNLEKHLATAHSDARPFKCEICGKAFKIIEHLKLHMITHDTVKKFQCTICGYTMKRKASLITHMRRHLHSNPYVCEECGKWFQEKVEYQTHLATHSGENPSWCPFCDRTFSTHLVLEKHIESAHTGEHLNIQSVSMEGIANVMSEMGNVVIEGERSQDDQLFLCEQCNSTYESQEILAMHILTDHMKQHLDQPHDVVPGVKTETLNDGTGKIVTVQNYPVISGDIKVEGLTLEDVVNTVEINTDSIPVTDGNVPLHSMIIQGMSEEQMVVHVEDMSHFFMSGAGTETVVTQEQNEDNTAAQIISEQTQMD; encoded by the exons ATGGATTTTAAAGATGTGAAATTTCACATTCCATATGCACTTTTAGATGAGCTACGGTCAATCCCAACTGGTTCAGATGCACAATTATTTTGCAAAGATAATTCTG ATAATGACACAATTCTCAGTGTGACTCACACCAGAGATGAGTATCTAATGGTAACCTTCCCTGGGTCAACTGTCACATGGAATGAAACACTAGACACTGCCACCGCTTCTATTCAGAATTTCCGCCGTCAAGAAAAGCGGAAGAGAAATGTGAAATCAGCTCGTCAACTGCTTGGTTTGGATCAGAAATCAGAAGAGACCGTCAAAGAAGAAGATGTTGTCAAGAAACCAGAAGAAGTCTACAACTTGCCTCGGCCAACGTACACCGGCAAAAAGCGGGGACGGAAACCCAAAGGTTATTATGAACAACTGCAGAAGACGAAGGAAGAGGGTGCAAAGGAAGCTGATGCAGCAG GCcaagatgaaaaagaagaagagagtGTTATTCCTGATTTGCCAGAATCTGCCCTGAAGTTTAACTACCATGCTCAAGTGGAGACAGATGCTGTTGAAATCTCAGTGGAGGACATCATGACTGGACGGTCGCCCTCAAAAGTCACCGACCTCGGACCAATGAGGACGCGTCATCAGAGAAAGACTGGTGTGCTGCCTGACACTGAAGAACCACCGGTACCTGATGGTAGCACAGCAGTGCTAAAGGATACAAAGATGTTGGAAATACTTAATGGTGTTGCACCAACAGAGcttcttgatgagcactttgaAGTAATTACAG ATGTGGACAATCGCAGAGCTGGCCTGAGATGCAAGCATTGTGACGAGGTACACCCTACGAGAAAAGAGTTCCTCATTCATCTAAAATCGCATGTCAACTTCACTCCCTGGCATTGCCCGTTATGCTCTTATAGAG TTCATCACAAAAGTCTGCTAGCAAAGCATCTCAATGTCCATTCTGAAGTCAAGTCCTTTGCATGTGAGATCTGTGGGCAAACATTCTCATTCAAAGAAAAG ctccagtACCACATGAAGTACCATAATGATGAGCGCTCCTGCTGCTGTCCGCACTGTGATATGGCGTTTCATGAACACAAGACACTCCGCTCTCACATTGCAAGTGTCCACAAGGATGTTAAGGTGCCCGTTAAATCGGCCACAGGAGAACAGG atgatgtcactgatgatCCTAATTATGTTGTTAGACCTCATCCTTACAAGAGAACAAAATACTGTGGGACACACAAGACCAACAGAAAGACAATGGCATTTAG GGCTCAGAATTCAGCATCAACAGATTTGCCCGCTGAGGATAACCCAAAAGACACCAATGGGGAACCTCGTTCAAAAAATGACTCAAAAGTAGTTAAATTCACTGAGAAGAAGCCAGAAAACTATATCCTTCTCATCGACAACTTCTGTACTGTTAAATTTG AGGATGGTTTCAAGAGGTATACCTGCAATGAATGCCAAGAAGTTTTCGGCAAGAAGATGCCGTTCCTACATCATCTCCGCATCAAACATCGGTCTGCCAAACCGTTTAAGTGTGCAAGTTGTGATTATGTTG CGAGAAGCAAACCAAACGTATTCACACACATGAAGATTCACTCGGAGGTAAAGGACCATGTTTGTAACATTTGTGGAAGGGGATTCTATTTTGGTTATAAG CTTGCCCTGCATATGAAATATCACATGAATGCACGAGAGTTCAAGTGCGACCTGTGTAAGAGTGCATTTAATAACAAGATTGACGTCCAGAAACATAAAGAAAGGATTCATACCACTG GCCGTCCATACCTATGTGATACCTGCGGCAAAGGCTTCAAGTACAGTTTAGCGTATAAACGCCACAAGATGACACATATTCCAGGCAAAAGGGAGATCTGTGTG TACTGTAACAAGCCTTACAAGAGCAAACAAAGCCTCCGTATCCACATGCAGTGTCACACTACCATCTTCCAGTGCCAGATTTGCGACAAGAATATCAACAGTTACACTGCTTTCGT GGCTCATAAGAACATGCATGATCCTAATTATGTTGGCTTCCCCTGTAAAAACTGTGGAAAGGTGCTCCAGACAAAGACAAA TTTGGAGAAACATCTCGCCACAGCTCATTCAGATGCTCGACCTTTTAAATGTGAAATCTGTGGAAAGGCTTTCAAGATTATTGAACATCTCAAG TTGCACATGATAACCCATGACACTGTCAAGAAATTCCAATGCACGATATGTGGCTACACGATGAAGCGCAAGGCAAGTCTCATCACCCATATGCGGCGCCACCTCCACAGCAACCCGTACGTTTGCGAAGAATGCGGTAAATGGTTTCAAGAAAAGGTGGAATACCAGACTCACCTGGCAACACATTCGGGTGAGAACCCATCATGGTGTCCGTTTTGTGACCGAACATTTTCTACCCATCTTGTCCTCGAGAAACACATCGAATCGGCTCACACCGGGGAACATCTGAACATTCAGTCCGTCTCAATGGAGGGGATAGCAAACGTTATGTCCGAAATGGGAAACGTCGTCATCGAGGGTGAGCGTTCGCAGGACGATCAGTTGTTTTTATGCGAACAATGCAACTCGACGTACGAATCACAAGAAATCTTAGCGATGCACATCTTAACTGATCACATGAAGCAGCATCTTGATCAACCACACGATGTGGTTCCAGGTGTCAAAACAGAAACTCTGAATGATGGCACCGGGAAAATCGTGACTGTTCAGAACTACCCTGTGATTAGTGGTGATATCAAAGTGGAAGGACTGACGCTTGAAGATGTTGTAAATACGGTTGAGATTAACACGGACTCGATACCAGTGACAGATGGCAATGTTCCGCTGCATTCTATGATAATCCAGGGAATGAGTGAGGAGCAGATGGTAGTGCATGTCGAGGATATGTCACATTTTTTCATGTCGGGTGCTGGTACAGAAACTGTGGTGACACAGGAACAGAATGAAGATAATACTGCAGCACAAATAATTTCAGAACAAACTCAAATGGATTAG
- the LOC135488658 gene encoding serine/threonine-protein kinase par-1-like yields MVTLTQSTPLDSNYPTKNPDEIIYRRMRTMASGEHLPNKVTEVPKEVLRNFPHSKRVGNYLLGRTLGEGSFAKVKEGLHTLTGEKVAVKIIDKKKAKEDSYVRKNLRREGKLLQVVRHTNVAQLYEIMETENCYYLVLELCEGGDLMEHICNKKRLEEKEVRKYMRQIISAVEYLHRAGILHRDLKVENLLLSQNKDVKIIDFGLSNSVKVTHTNDGYKFDEFLVTQCGSPAYAAPELLANKKYGPQVDVWSIGVNMYAMLTGNLPFTVHPFNIKTLQNKMTSGDMNALPESITRGCRDLVKKLLTSDPEKRISLREAMQHPWLTEGRNRPLEPAMFPNRLRADELDQNIIKHMSQNMDFKMSEIIRMVVSNIPHSTTASYHLFRRKLIRYTAVMNVMTKVAASDARHSVSSLPSDGKPLTAPVRAVKHLNSPTKIVRPTPITLGAMVDLQAKPIRTEIAATAAGDGKDSDGDFLEIQLSRRPPGTRRRVIRRQVKNDRILTRILNVRNNIPVTSQSTDSDVAMAKNPGITTDAFQLDKTSSKSKRHPEHREIKLKLPDANKKTLLVSHDCKGDLPWKHNSSRGSPQSDLPDLIKKFANDPRPEENRENIVKRPVREAGEGRRAPVEDVVEKACDATERSKESPWSGSDKEPVMPGFKQHVTPRESQNTLAEVIEKSDGASSRVVTRDFPQAELVVFSYENNSAQHLLDLNSTTDDSEGAPRSDNRPSQDDNDCSKMNSNYDTKTPIKEDGVDSSYNPDTWKDYMSKRKVVDISNYETFARARSKTVPVSACIGQFPTKDCVKELMTPCIPTEQQIKIRTHSTRSNKMNLQMNRPVQPRYYYNSPMNHDRILKRRDTQENRRSVSSSRDSVADSLDIGRGLPPVEQPPQDNNKSHVGLPSISPAPANKRT; encoded by the exons ATGGTCACACTTACTCAATCCACGCCTCTGGATTCAAACTACCCCACCAAGAATCCAGATGAAATCATCTACCGCCGCATGCGCACCATGGCCAGCGGCGAGCATCTCCCGAATAAGGTGACGGAGGTGCCCAAGGAGGTTTTACGAAACTTCCCGCACTCCAAACGGGTTGGAAACTATCTGTTGGGCCGAACTTTGGGCGAGGGATCATTCGCGAAGGTCAAGGAGGGTCTGCATACGCTTACAGGAGAAAAG GTTGCAGTGAAAATCATCGACAAAAAGAAGGCAAAAGAAGACAGTTATGTTCGAAAGAATCTTCGCCGGGAGGGAAAATTACTACAGGTTGTGCGTCACACGAACGTGGCGCAACTTTATGAGATAATGGAGACGGAGAACTGTTACTATTTGGTGCTAGAGCTCTGTGAGGGGGGAGACCTCATGGAACATATTTGTAACAAGAAGCGTTTGGAGGAGAAGGAGGTGCGGAAGTACATGAGGCAGATAATCTCAGCGGTGGAATATTTGCACAGGGCAGGGATATTGCATCG GGATCTGAAGGTCGAGAATCTTTTACTGAGCCAAAACAAAGATGTGAAAATCATTG ATTTTGGACTCAGTAACTCGGTGAAGGTAACTCACACGAATGATGGGTACAAGTTTGATGAGTTCCTGGTGACCCAGTGCGGAAGTCCCGCCTATGCCGCACCTGAGCTCCTGGCCAACAAGAAGTATGGACCACAGGTGGATGTCTGGAGCAT AGGGGTTAACATGTACGCAATGCTCACCGGCAACCTCCCGTTCACCGTTCACCCCTTTAACATCAAGACGCTACAAAACAAGATGACGAGTGGGGACATGAACGCTTTGCCAGAATCCATCACTAGGGGTTGCCGGGATCTTGTAAAGAAACTGCTAACCTCCGACCCCGAGAAGAGAATTTCATTACGCGAGGCCATGCAGCACCCCTGGCTTACGGAAG GACGGAACAGACCCCTTGAACCCGCCATGTTTCCAAACCGGCTTCGAGCAGATGAACTCGATCAAAACATCATTAAGCACATGTCGCAGAACATGGATTTCAAAATGAGTGAAATCATCCGCATGGTGGTCAGCAACATCCCGCACTCGACAACTGCGTCATATCACCTCTTCCGGCGGAAGCTAATCCGCTACACGGCCGTGATGAATGTCATGACGAAGGTGGCGGCGTCCGATGCGAGGCACTCCGTCAGCAGTCTCCCCTCTGATGGCAAGCCGCTCACTGCTCCTGTCCGTGCCGTGAAGCACTTA AACTCGCCAACGAAGATAGTCCGTCCAACTCCAATTACACTGGGTGCAATGGTTGACCTCCAGGCTAAGCCGATACGGACCGAGATTGCTGCCACAGCTGCCGGTGACGGAAAGGACAGTGACGGTGACTTCTTAGAAATC CAACTCTCCCGACGCCCGCCCGGCACACGACGGCGGGTGATTCGCCGCCAGGTAAAGAACGACCGTATCCTGACCAGGATTCTGAACGTAAGGAACAATATCCCCGTCACCTCGCAAAGCACCGACTCGGACGTGGCCATGGCCAAGAATCCGGGAATCACCACCGACGCCTTCCAGTTGGACAAGACATCCAGCAAAAGTAAAAGACACCCGGAGCATCGCGAAATCAAACTGAAGCTTCCAGATG CAAACAAGAAAACGTTACTTGTTTCCCACGACTGCAAAGGCGACCTTCCGTGGAAACACAATTCTTCACGTGGCAGTCCTCAAAGCGATCTACCTGACCTTATTAAGAAGTTTGCCAATGATCCACGACCGGAGGAGAACCGAGAGAACATCGTGAAGCGGCCTGTTCGGGAGGCCGGAGAAGGCAGGAGAGCCCCAGTCGAAGACGTTGTGGAAAAGGCTTGCGATGCTACAGAGAGGAGTAAAGAGTCGCCATGGAGTGGCTCGGATAAAGAACCCGTGATGCCAGGATTTAAACAACACGTGACACCACGTGAAAGCCAGAACACACTGGCAGAGGTCATTGAGAAGAGTGATGGTGCTTCTTCAAGAGTCGTCACAAGGGATTTCCCGCAAGCCGAACTTGTTGTTTTCAGTTATGAAAACAACTCTGCCCAACACCTTCTCGATCTTAACTCGACAACTGACGACTCGGAAGGCGCCCCGAGGAGCGACAATAGGCCTTCGCAGGACGACAATGACTGTTCCAAGATGAACAGCAATTATGATACCAAGACCCCAATAAAAGAGGATGGAGTTGATTCGAGTTACAATCCGGATACGTGGAAAGACTACATGTCAAAACGAAAGGTTGTGGATATCTCGAACTATGAAACTTTTGCGCGTGCGCGGAGCAAAACCGTTCCAGTCTCTGCGTGTATTGGTCAATTTCCTACCAAGGATTGTGTGAAAGAACTCATGACACCCTGCATCCCCACGGAGCAACAAATCAAAATACGGACACACAGCACACGATCAAATAAAATGAATCTTCAAATGAATCGTCCGGTTCAGCCACGGTATTATTACAACAGTCCAATGAACCATGATCGCATCTTGAAGCGACGAGATACTCAAGAGAATCGGCGCAGCGTCAGTTCTTCGCGGGACAGCGTGGCAGATTCTTTAGACATTGGACGGGGACTACCGCCGGTCGAACAGCCGCCCCAAGATAACAACAAATCGCACGTCGGATTGCCGTCAATATCCCCAGCACCTGCAAATAAAAGGACATAG
- the LOC135488447 gene encoding asparagine synthetase [glutamine-hydrolyzing]-like, protein MCGIWAIFGSDDDVSKQCESCLRIKHRGPDAFRIENVNHFKNCCFGFHHLAIQDDVFGMQPLRVLDYPNLWVIFNGEIYNCDRLAEEFGFRYSTHSDGESILHLYNHGGAEFMAKHLDGIFAFCLLDVKERKVIIGRDTYGVKPCFRFITEHGFLAVCSEVKGLLGLSHTKDDDKIEITPLSPGHIETYDLCVNGKVTFGSKQRFHSIGEAPTYKTLVTPNGECDIFHNIRSLFEAAVEKRLMSMRRIGCLLSGGLDSSLVASLVAKKIKEHHLPYPLQTFSIGMQGSPDVMAARKVSRHIGSEHHEITFTAEEGIAAVREVIKFIESYDITTIRASVGMFLVCKYISQNTDTVVIFSGEGADELAQGYIYLKNAPTPEEAAKESLRLLQDLHYFDVLRADRTTSAWGLECRVPFLDHQFTSYYLSLSTDSRFPKDGVTEKYLIRQAFDSTGLLPKEILWRPKEAFSDGVSSKEKSWFEILQDHVCTLVTDDMFDDAPKTYPFNPPKSKEAFYYRQVFEEFYPGKAELIPYYWMPKWSQTTDPSARTLSVYRDTDEKHQKTIQHHSHGEK, encoded by the exons atgtgtgGAATTTGGGCCATCTTTGGTAGTGACGACGACGTCTCCAAACAGTGCGAGAGCTGCCTGCGCATCAAGCACAGGGGTCCGGATGCATTCAGGATTGAGAATGTCAACCACTTCAAAAACTGCTGCTTCGGATTCCATCATCTAGCCATCCAGGATGACGTATTTGGTATGCAGCCGCTCAGGGTACTCGACTACCCAAACCTCTGGGTCATCTTCAACGGCGAAATATATAACTGCGATCGA CTGGCAGAAGAATTCGGCTTCAGATACAGTACCCACTCAGACGGTGAATCCATCCTCCATCTTTACAACCACGGCGGCGCAGAATTTATGGCCAAACACCTTGACGGCATCTTCGCCTTCTGTCTGCTCGACGTCAAAGAGAGGAAGGTGATCATTGGTCGAGATACCTACGGGGTCAAGCCGTGCTTCAGATTCATCACCGAACACGGTTTCCTTGCCGTCTGCTCTGAGGTCAAAG GTCTTCTCGGCCTATCTCATACCAAAGATGACGACAAAATCGAGATCACTCCACTTTCTCCAGGACATATTGAGACAtatgacctttgtgtcaatggCAAGGTCACATTCGGATCAAAACAGAGATTTCACAGTATCGGAGAGGCACCTACTTATAAGACTCTAGTCACGCCAAATG GCGAATGTGATATTTTCCACAACATCCGCAGCCTCTTCGAAGCAGCAGTTGAGAAGCGTCTGATGTCGATGAGACGTATTGGGTGTCTCCTGTCTGGGGGTCTAGATTCAAGCCTTGTTGCTTCACTGGTGGCCAAGAAGATCAAGGAGCACCACCTTCCCTACCCACTACAGACATTCTCTATTGGGATGCAGGGTAGCCCTGATGTGATGGCAGCAAGAAAG gTATCGAGACACATAGGCAGCGAACATCATGAAATCACGTTTACAGCTGAGGAGGGAATAGCAGCTGTGAGAGAAGTCATCAAATTTATTGAATCATACGATATCACAACTATCAGGGCATCTGTGG GAATGTTCCTTGTTTGTAAATACATCAGCCAAAACACGGACACGGTGGTGATATTTTCCGGTGAAGGCGCAGATGAGCTGGCTCAAGGATACATCTATTTAAAAAACGCACCAACACCCGAAGAGGCCGCTAAAGAATCTCTTAGATTACTACAAGATCTgcattattttgatgttttgagAGCGGATAGAACGACAAGTGCATGGGG CCTTGAATGCCGCGTCCCCTTCCTGGACCATCAGTTCACTTCATACTACCTCTCCCTCTCAACCGACTCAAGATTCCCAAAAGATGGTGTCACAGAAAAATATCTCATCAGACAAGCTTTTGACAGCACCGGGCTTCTTCCCAAGGAAATCTTATGGCGACCTAAGGAGGCTTTTAGCGATGGCGTCAGCTCAAAGGAAAAATCTTGGTTTGAGATTCTTCAAGATCATGTTTGCACACTG GTGACAGATGACATGTTTGACGATGCGCCAAAGACATATCCCTTTAACCCACCAAAGTCAAAAGAGGCATTTTACTACCGACAAGTATTCGAGGAATTTTACCCGGGAAAGGCTGAATTGATACCATATTACTGGATGCCGAAATGGTCGCAGACAACCGACCCGTCTGCCAGGACACTCAGTGTTTACAGGGACACTGATGAAAAACATCAGAAGACAATTCAACATCATTCACATGGGGAAAAGTAG
- the LOC135488131 gene encoding threonylcarbamoyl-AMP synthase-like, translating into MTSVITRRISQLTRSQYFKSKMATVLDVTDYDTMEDHIAKTTESLQKGNIVAVPTDTIYGLAALAQNTEAVNKIYEIKNRANQKPVAICVADVKDVCKWGKVTVSNDLLQELLPGPVTLVFERTLSLNPDLNPATSLVGIRIPNCDFVRRLARSCGEPLALTSANISSEESPLSAQEFSHLFNKIDIVCDGGTLSETPESRFGSTVIRLTTPGKYSIIREGSAYKATVNLLVNKYNLEEESFSTFI; encoded by the exons ATGACCAGTGTCATTACACGAAGGATATCCCAATTAACCAGGTCCCAGTATTTCAAGTCAAAAATGGCGACTGTACTCGATGTTACGGATTATG ATACTATGGAAGATCACATAGCCAAGACAACGGAAAGTCTTCAAAAAGGAAACATAGTTGCTGTTCCCACTGATACTATATATGGTCTTGCAGCACTGGCTCAAAATACAGAAGCTGTCAACAAAATATATGAAATCAAGAATAGAGCAAACCAAAAACCTGTAGCTATATGTGTGGCAGATGTAAAAGATGTTTGCAA ATGGGGAAAAGTGACAGTGAGTAATGATCTCTTGCAAGAGCTTTTACCGGGACCAGTGACGTTAGTATTTGAGAGGACGCTGTCTCTGAATCCTGATTTAAATCCAGCCACATCTTTGGTGGGAATCAGAATTCCTAATTGTGACTTTGTTCGACGTCTTGCGAGGAGTTGTGGGGAACCTCTAGCTCTTACCAGTGCTAACATCAGTTCAGAGGAGAGCCCTCTGTCAGCTCAG GAATTTTCTCATCTTTTCAACAAAATTGATATTGTTTGTGATGGCGGAACATTGAGTGAAACTCCAGAATCCAGGTTTGGGTCAACAGTCATACGACTTACCACCCCAGGAAAATACAGTATAATCAGGGAGGGAAG TGCATATAAAGCCACAGTGAATCTACTTGTCAACAAATACAACTTGGAAGAAGAATCTTTCTCAACTTTTATTTAG